One window of the Candidatus Baltobacteraceae bacterium genome contains the following:
- a CDS encoding TQO small subunit DoxD, translating to MKLPSSSTYAFWLSLLRIYAGAFWLMHGIPKFLNSQDFMPPNGMMVEFLNTQISHVSGPYQSFLIHVVLPNASFFAELVRLGEVVTGALLLLGFYTRLGGLIGILLALNYISAKGGLAHLSVWSGLDSTALVLSAVNLVLPTGRMLGVDGILARLRHHRKAEPAAVFVEEPPMTGPSAPSP from the coding sequence GTGAAGCTCCCATCTTCCTCGACCTACGCGTTCTGGCTCTCGCTCCTGCGCATCTACGCCGGCGCGTTCTGGCTGATGCACGGCATCCCGAAATTCCTGAACAGCCAAGACTTCATGCCGCCCAACGGCATGATGGTGGAGTTCCTCAATACGCAGATCTCGCACGTAAGTGGTCCGTATCAGTCGTTCCTGATCCACGTCGTGCTGCCCAATGCATCGTTCTTCGCCGAGCTCGTGCGCTTGGGTGAAGTCGTGACCGGCGCATTGCTGCTGCTCGGATTTTATACGCGCCTGGGCGGATTGATCGGTATCTTGCTCGCGCTCAATTACATCTCGGCCAAGGGCGGCCTCGCACATCTGAGCGTGTGGTCCGGATTGGATTCCACCGCGCTGGTGCTCTCCGCCGTGAATTTGGTGCTCCCGACCGGCCGCATGCTCGGCGTCGACGGAATCCTCGCGCGCTTGCGGCACCACCGCAAAGCTGAACCGGCTGCCGTCTTTGTCGAGGAACCGCCGATGACCGGACCGAGCGCGCCGAGCCCGTAA
- a CDS encoding glycosyltransferase produces the protein MRILFLSASVGVGHLSAANAVCAGLREIDPFARTNVVDSYEYAALVVSRVVSDGYLQMVKTIPQMYRYIYDRAERATEVGPFRTWAHQFTASNLRRVVQRERPDAIVCTHAFPSGAMAEYKRLYGECPPVIGIVTDFAVHAFWIHDNLDGYCVATETMRELMIARGVCPERILVCGIPVDPRFGQPCQSRAAIRERLGMPPDRQIALVMGGGLGIGPLEHMLRAMENVGTPIAAMVIAGRNSRVEQRVLAAAESVSYPVRVVRFVDNVYDYMHAADVFVTKPGGLSTAEALAAHVPMVLFKPLPGQEERNVRVLTEWGVALRARRIDDLPAALTAVLTDSARRERMVQAAGRHGRPNAAREAASLIFGLATAAKEVPA, from the coding sequence ATTCGAATACTCTTTCTCTCGGCGAGCGTCGGCGTCGGCCACCTTTCGGCGGCCAATGCCGTTTGCGCCGGGTTGCGCGAGATCGATCCATTCGCGCGCACCAACGTCGTCGATTCGTACGAGTATGCCGCGCTTGTCGTTTCGCGCGTGGTTTCCGACGGCTACCTGCAGATGGTCAAAACGATTCCGCAGATGTATCGTTACATCTACGATCGCGCCGAACGCGCGACCGAGGTCGGTCCGTTTCGAACTTGGGCTCATCAGTTCACCGCGAGCAATCTTCGCCGCGTGGTCCAGCGCGAGCGCCCCGATGCGATCGTGTGCACGCATGCATTCCCGAGCGGCGCGATGGCGGAATACAAGCGGCTGTACGGTGAGTGCCCGCCGGTCATCGGGATCGTGACCGACTTCGCGGTCCACGCGTTCTGGATCCACGACAATCTCGACGGTTACTGCGTGGCGACCGAAACAATGCGCGAGCTGATGATCGCGCGCGGCGTCTGTCCGGAACGGATTCTCGTGTGCGGCATTCCGGTGGACCCGCGCTTCGGTCAACCCTGCCAGTCGCGGGCCGCGATTCGCGAACGCCTCGGCATGCCGCCCGACCGGCAGATCGCGCTCGTGATGGGCGGCGGCCTCGGGATCGGCCCGCTCGAGCATATGCTGCGCGCCATGGAAAACGTGGGCACACCGATTGCGGCAATGGTAATCGCCGGACGTAATTCGCGCGTCGAACAGCGCGTGCTTGCCGCTGCCGAGAGCGTGAGCTATCCGGTGCGCGTGGTTCGCTTCGTGGACAACGTCTACGATTACATGCATGCAGCGGACGTGTTCGTCACCAAACCAGGTGGCCTCAGTACCGCGGAGGCGCTCGCCGCCCACGTTCCGATGGTTTTGTTTAAACCGCTGCCGGGACAGGAAGAACGAAATGTGCGTGTGCTTACGGAGTGGGGTGTCGCGCTGCGCGCGCGGCGCATCGACGATCTACCCGCGGCGCTTACCGCCGTTCTGACGGATTCGGCGCGCCGCGAGCGAATGGTTCAGGCGGCAGGGCGGCATGGGCGCCCGAATGCCGCACGTGAAGCCGCATCACTCATCTTTGGGCTTGCGACGGCAGCGAAGGAGGTTCCAGCGTGA
- the mltG gene encoding endolytic transglycosylase MltG, with protein MTQRSKILGALVALVVILGLGAVGAWSALVYLDRSHPTEKTDVIVPPGASFSDIAALLEERGVIGNSFAFRILARLRHADVEVRAGAYAFAPHATAAEILEQLVTGGAQIATWVTIPEGYRDSQIAHRLAAEGVGAAEAFERSFRTTSLDVDGTRTRGLEGFLFPSTYLVPLDATPAQVARQLTDQFFKELPSDAAQRARALHVTVPQAVTVASLVEREAKIDADRPLIAAVIYNRLRLGMPLQIDATIEYALPRYKSELSLHDLQVDSPYNTYRHDGLPPTPIANPGLPSLEAALHPAKTDALYYVYCGNGHHAFASTLAQHQANVARCLH; from the coding sequence ATGACGCAGCGTTCGAAGATACTCGGCGCGCTGGTGGCGCTGGTCGTGATCCTGGGGCTCGGCGCGGTGGGCGCCTGGTCGGCGTTGGTCTATCTGGATCGTTCGCATCCGACGGAAAAAACCGACGTGATCGTGCCGCCCGGTGCATCCTTTTCCGACATCGCAGCGCTGCTGGAAGAGCGCGGCGTGATCGGCAACTCGTTCGCGTTTCGCATTCTTGCGCGCCTGCGTCATGCGGACGTCGAAGTGCGAGCGGGTGCGTATGCGTTCGCGCCGCACGCCACCGCCGCCGAAATCTTGGAGCAACTCGTGACCGGCGGCGCGCAGATCGCGACGTGGGTTACGATCCCCGAAGGGTATCGCGACAGTCAGATCGCGCACCGGCTCGCGGCGGAGGGAGTTGGGGCTGCCGAGGCTTTCGAGCGCTCGTTCCGTACGACGAGTCTGGACGTCGACGGCACGCGAACCCGCGGCCTCGAGGGCTTCTTGTTTCCGAGCACCTATCTCGTACCGCTGGACGCGACGCCGGCGCAGGTCGCGCGCCAGCTCACCGACCAGTTCTTCAAAGAGCTACCTTCCGATGCTGCGCAGCGGGCGCGGGCGCTGCACGTGACCGTACCGCAGGCAGTGACGGTGGCATCGTTGGTCGAACGCGAGGCCAAGATCGATGCCGATCGCCCGCTCATCGCCGCCGTTATCTACAACCGGCTGCGGCTGGGGATGCCCCTGCAAATCGACGCGACGATCGAGTATGCGTTGCCGCGCTACAAAAGCGAGCTTTCCCTGCACGATTTACAGGTCGATTCACCCTATAATACGTACCGGCATGACGGCTTGCCGCCGACCCCAATCGCCAACCCGGGCCTCCCCTCGCTGGAGGCTGCGCTTCACCCGGCGAAGACCGATGCGCTGTACTATGTCTATTGCGGTAATGGGCACCATGCCTTTGCGAGTACACTTGCCCAGCATCAAGCCAACGTCGCACGCTGCTTACATTAG
- the ruvX gene encoding Holliday junction resolvase RuvX, with translation MALDVGSKRIGLAIADPTQSFALPLGTIERSNLRADLAQIAEYVESYDVRELVVGDPVALSGERGIAAEKMDAFVEALRRVFAGTIHRVDERMTTAQVTKTLIAADVSRKRRKEVVDKMAAALILETFLARRRNA, from the coding sequence TTGGCACTCGACGTCGGCAGCAAACGGATCGGTCTCGCGATCGCCGATCCGACGCAGAGCTTCGCTTTGCCGCTCGGCACGATCGAACGCAGCAATCTGCGCGCCGATCTGGCGCAGATCGCGGAGTACGTCGAATCGTACGACGTGCGCGAACTGGTTGTCGGCGATCCGGTTGCGCTCTCCGGCGAGCGCGGAATCGCAGCGGAAAAAATGGATGCGTTCGTCGAAGCCCTTCGCCGCGTGTTCGCCGGAACGATTCATCGTGTCGACGAACGGATGACGACGGCGCAGGTGACCAAGACGCTCATTGCCGCCGACGTTTCGCGCAAGCGGCGCAAGGAAGTCGTCGACAAGATGGCGGCTGCACTGATCCTCGAGACCTTTCTTGCGCGCCGCCGGAACGCATGA
- the recO gene encoding DNA repair protein RecO produces MPPRSRSCFPIPSARSYKTRGIVLRARPLGEADRIIRLYTTDRGKLDAVAKGVRRAKSHFAGRLEFGNECDLQMHQGRSLDVIVGADIVHAPWERLVEPDRFATAQLAAELIDAFCEPELAMPDVYELLAGVLRAIAASQEPRTLVPRFSLRLLSSLGIEPPFERCVRCGKPLDGPRVWVDPQNGGLIGASCRESWRDLIELDEVDVRNLADLGAPRGAARASVHARPRVAAAIAEIVTHHLGRKPKAAS; encoded by the coding sequence TTGCCGCCACGCTCGAGGAGCTGCTTCCCCATTCCTTCGGCCCGTTCGTATAAGACGCGCGGCATCGTGCTGCGCGCCAGGCCGCTGGGCGAAGCCGATCGCATCATCCGCCTGTATACCACCGACCGCGGAAAACTCGACGCGGTGGCGAAAGGCGTGCGCCGTGCCAAAAGCCATTTCGCCGGCAGGCTCGAGTTCGGCAACGAATGCGATCTACAGATGCATCAAGGGCGTTCGCTCGACGTCATCGTCGGCGCCGACATCGTGCATGCCCCGTGGGAGCGTCTGGTCGAGCCGGACCGGTTTGCGACCGCGCAACTGGCGGCCGAATTGATCGACGCATTCTGTGAACCCGAGCTCGCGATGCCCGACGTGTACGAACTGCTCGCCGGGGTGTTGCGCGCCATCGCCGCCAGCCAGGAGCCGCGCACGCTCGTGCCCCGCTTTTCACTGCGGCTGCTCTCCTCGCTCGGGATCGAGCCTCCGTTCGAGCGGTGCGTGCGCTGCGGCAAACCGCTCGATGGCCCGCGTGTTTGGGTCGATCCGCAGAACGGCGGACTCATCGGCGCATCGTGCCGCGAATCCTGGCGCGATCTGATCGAACTCGACGAGGTCGACGTTCGCAATCTCGCCGACCTCGGCGCACCGCGCGGCGCGGCGCGTGCGAGCGTGCATGCACGCCCGCGCGTGGCCGCAGCCATCGCGGAGATCGTGACGCATCACCTGGGCAGAAAGCCCAAGGCCGCGTCATAG
- a CDS encoding cytidine deaminase, producing the protein MSTILLGEYEALLSAAREVRERAYAPYSKFRVGAALDTGDGAVFLGCNVENASYGLSICAERAAVASAVTAGFRNFTAIAIAGPDGVLTSPCGACRQVLAEFNPAMTVIFTAPDGPVAATLEELLPHSFGPFV; encoded by the coding sequence ATGTCGACGATCTTGCTCGGTGAATATGAGGCGCTGCTCTCCGCTGCACGCGAAGTGCGTGAACGCGCCTACGCGCCGTATTCGAAATTTCGGGTCGGGGCCGCGCTCGATACCGGTGACGGTGCGGTGTTCCTGGGGTGCAACGTCGAGAACGCGAGCTACGGCCTCTCGATCTGCGCCGAGCGCGCGGCGGTGGCATCGGCCGTAACCGCAGGCTTTCGCAACTTCACGGCGATCGCAATCGCCGGTCCCGACGGTGTGCTCACCAGCCCCTGCGGCGCATGCCGGCAAGTGCTGGCCGAATTCAATCCGGCGATGACGGTGATCTTCACGGCGCCCGACGGGCCGGTTGCCGCCACGCTCGAGGAGCTGCTTCCCCATTCCTTCGGCCCGTTCGTATAA
- a CDS encoding hemolysin family protein gives MTPVHPSGLEITALIVLVLCSAFFSASETALVAVSRVRARALEERHLRGAASLVKLVDDKSQVLTSILIGNTIALLAADSLATTIAIDMGLAQAAIWSTVVMAVVLLLFGEIIPKTLAAGNSDRWLLQLGRVMRVVATVLGPISNAFIFVANVILRIFGVRVTHQIYITEEDIRAVVNVGAEQRVIEEEEREMIHSVIEFGDTIVREVMTPRPEIVAVSIDDSPRRALDLVIAEGYSKLPVYQESKDDIVGVVHDRELLIALANGALSQVSLRSLMRPVSHVPETKKIAELLREMQRDKFSMSIVVDEYGGTAGLVTMEDLLEEIVGEIRDEHDIDEQEPIHLVSDAEAVVEAGTNIEDVNEKLGTHLPTEDFETIGGYIVGLFGRLPREGEEIEADARTRLKVERTRGRRILSVRIFTSPNGVVPGGEEVHVDDLAR, from the coding sequence GTGACGCCGGTCCATCCGAGCGGGCTCGAAATCACGGCCCTGATCGTCTTGGTGCTCTGCTCGGCCTTCTTTTCGGCTTCCGAAACGGCCCTGGTGGCGGTTTCGCGGGTTCGTGCGCGGGCGCTCGAAGAACGCCATCTGCGCGGGGCCGCGAGCCTGGTCAAGCTCGTCGACGACAAGAGTCAGGTCCTTACCTCGATCCTGATCGGCAATACGATCGCGCTGCTCGCCGCCGACTCGCTCGCGACCACGATTGCGATCGACATGGGTCTGGCGCAAGCCGCGATCTGGTCGACGGTCGTGATGGCGGTCGTGCTGCTGCTCTTCGGTGAGATCATTCCGAAGACGCTGGCCGCCGGCAACAGCGACCGCTGGCTGCTGCAGCTCGGGCGGGTGATGCGGGTGGTCGCGACCGTGCTCGGGCCGATCAGCAACGCCTTCATCTTCGTCGCAAACGTGATCCTGCGGATCTTCGGCGTGCGCGTGACGCATCAGATCTACATTACCGAAGAAGACATTCGCGCGGTCGTCAACGTGGGCGCCGAGCAGCGCGTCATCGAAGAAGAAGAGCGCGAGATGATCCACTCGGTCATCGAATTCGGCGATACGATCGTCCGTGAGGTGATGACGCCGCGTCCGGAAATCGTCGCCGTTTCGATCGACGACTCGCCGCGCCGCGCGCTCGACCTCGTGATCGCCGAGGGGTATTCGAAGTTACCCGTCTACCAAGAATCCAAAGACGACATCGTCGGCGTCGTGCACGATCGCGAGCTTTTGATCGCGCTCGCCAACGGCGCGCTCTCGCAGGTGAGCCTGCGTTCGTTGATGCGTCCGGTTTCGCATGTTCCGGAAACCAAGAAGATCGCCGAACTCCTGCGCGAGATGCAGCGCGACAAGTTTTCGATGTCGATCGTGGTCGACGAATACGGCGGAACGGCGGGACTGGTGACGATGGAGGATCTGCTCGAAGAGATCGTCGGTGAGATCCGCGACGAGCATGACATCGACGAACAAGAACCGATCCACCTAGTCTCGGACGCGGAAGCGGTGGTGGAGGCGGGCACGAATATCGAAGACGTAAACGAAAAGCTCGGCACTCATCTGCCGACCGAGGATTTCGAAACGATCGGCGGCTACATCGTCGGGCTCTTCGGCCGTCTCCCGCGCGAGGGAGAGGAGATCGAGGCCGACGCGCGCACGCGTTTGAAGGTCGAGCGCACGCGCGGCCGGCGGATTCTCTCGGTGCGCATCTTCACCAGTCCCAATGGCGTGGTCCCCGGTGGGGAAGAGGTGCATGTCGACGATCTTGCTCGGTGA
- a CDS encoding diacylglycerol kinase: protein MRFWRSFNHAFAGIMYAARTQPNMRAHLIIALLVLLAAMILRIGRDYVIDLVIIIAVVLALELVNTAVEAIVDLLTVTHHPLAKTAKDAAAGAVLIASIAALIVGYLVFYQGLINGGQRVYEAVANVPSNIAFVVLAAVAIVTIFAKAWVGRGSALQGGAISGHAALAFAAATLLAFLYQRPLAGLLAYFVAFLVAQSRVEAKIHTTAEVAAGSVLGIVVALAIYLLARSHLAI, encoded by the coding sequence GTGCGGTTTTGGCGTTCGTTCAACCACGCGTTTGCCGGCATCATGTATGCCGCCCGGACGCAGCCGAACATGCGCGCCCACCTGATCATCGCCCTCTTGGTACTTTTGGCGGCGATGATCTTGCGGATCGGGCGCGATTACGTGATCGACCTGGTGATCATCATCGCGGTCGTGCTCGCGCTCGAGCTGGTGAACACGGCGGTCGAGGCGATCGTCGACTTGCTCACCGTTACCCACCATCCCCTCGCCAAAACGGCGAAGGACGCCGCGGCCGGGGCCGTCCTCATCGCCTCGATCGCGGCGCTCATCGTCGGCTACCTGGTGTTCTATCAGGGCTTGATCAACGGCGGCCAGCGCGTCTACGAGGCGGTCGCGAACGTGCCCAGCAACATCGCCTTCGTCGTGCTCGCGGCGGTGGCGATCGTTACGATCTTCGCCAAGGCCTGGGTCGGGCGCGGCTCCGCCTTGCAAGGTGGAGCGATCTCGGGCCATGCGGCGCTGGCCTTTGCGGCGGCAACCCTGCTGGCGTTCCTCTACCAGCGGCCGCTGGCGGGGCTCCTCGCCTATTTCGTGGCCTTCCTGGTGGCCCAGAGCCGGGTCGAGGCGAAGATCCATACCACCGCCGAAGTGGCGGCCGGGTCGGTCCTGGGGATCGTGGTCGCCTTAGCGATCTACCTGCTTGCGAGGTCCCACCTTGCGATATAA
- the ybeY gene encoding rRNA maturation RNase YbeY has translation MIYFRNEVRASGVNARALKAAMRKLLASVDENDSAISLTLVDDERIAQLNKEHLGKDKATDVLSFPLHDPREGRPKPAASPQPEHLLGDIVISIDTARRQAADYGAPLEREIERLMIHGLLHVLGHDHMQTEERAAMEAEERRLAAAIGMPWPFDET, from the coding sequence TTGATTTATTTTCGAAACGAGGTGCGCGCCAGCGGGGTAAACGCGCGCGCGCTCAAGGCCGCGATGCGCAAATTGCTGGCGAGCGTCGATGAAAACGATTCGGCGATCTCGCTCACGCTCGTCGACGACGAGCGCATCGCCCAGCTCAACAAGGAGCACCTCGGCAAAGACAAGGCGACCGACGTTCTTTCGTTCCCGCTTCACGATCCGCGCGAAGGCCGTCCCAAGCCCGCGGCATCCCCGCAACCCGAGCATTTGCTGGGCGACATCGTGATCAGTATCGATACGGCGCGACGGCAAGCCGCCGATTACGGTGCGCCGCTCGAACGCGAGATCGAACGGCTGATGATCCATGGATTGCTGCATGTCCTCGGTCACGATCACATGCAGACGGAAGAACGCGCGGCGATGGAAGCCGAGGAACGCCGCCTGGCTGCGGCGATCGGCATGCCGTGGCCCTTCGACGAGACCTAG
- a CDS encoding PhoH family protein, which translates to MSVRADGDRLFLAGTSANVERAEQAVRRMLDAALEGAQITPDDVALAIADAGEGSNGRAIPPTLIRSARGKEVRPKTAGQRAFVQSIENNPLTIGIGPAGTGKTFLAVVMAVRALKNREISRVILSRPAVEAGEKLGFLPGDLREKVDPYLRPLYDSLEDLLDLALVAKYLERGTIEVAPLAYMRGRTLNDAFVILDEAQNATAAQLKMFLTRLGAGSKMVINGDVTQIDLPAGQRSGLRDAARRLGDLAEVGVIELNETDVVRHPLVSKIIRAYADQP; encoded by the coding sequence GTGAGCGTTCGCGCCGACGGCGACCGCCTGTTTCTCGCCGGGACCTCCGCCAACGTCGAGCGTGCCGAGCAGGCGGTGCGGCGCATGCTGGACGCGGCACTCGAGGGCGCGCAAATCACGCCGGATGACGTGGCGCTCGCGATCGCCGATGCGGGCGAGGGCAGCAACGGGCGGGCGATTCCGCCCACGCTGATCCGCAGCGCGCGCGGAAAAGAGGTCCGTCCGAAGACGGCTGGGCAACGCGCGTTCGTGCAATCGATCGAGAACAATCCGCTCACGATCGGCATCGGTCCCGCCGGTACCGGAAAAACGTTCCTTGCCGTCGTGATGGCGGTACGCGCGCTCAAAAACCGCGAGATCTCGCGCGTGATTCTCTCGCGTCCGGCGGTCGAAGCCGGCGAGAAGTTGGGATTCCTGCCGGGCGACTTGCGCGAGAAAGTCGATCCGTATCTGCGTCCGCTCTACGATTCGCTCGAAGACCTGCTCGATCTCGCATTGGTGGCGAAGTACCTCGAGCGCGGGACGATCGAAGTCGCGCCGCTCGCCTACATGCGCGGCCGCACGTTGAACGATGCCTTCGTGATCCTCGACGAGGCCCAAAACGCAACCGCGGCGCAGCTCAAGATGTTTCTCACGCGCTTGGGCGCCGGGTCGAAGATGGTGATCAACGGCGACGTGACGCAGATCGATCTGCCTGCGGGCCAGCGCAGCGGCTTGCGCGACGCGGCGCGTCGTCTCGGCGACCTTGCGGAGGTCGGCGTAATCGAATTGAACGAAACCGACGTCGTCCGCCATCCGCTCGTGTCCAAGATCATCCGCGCCTACGCGGATCAACCTTGA
- the floA gene encoding flotillin-like protein FloA (flotillin-like protein involved in membrane lipid rafts): MGLATAGVVIVFFVAIILFFVFLYYFPIGTWIRTIAAGVPLGIITLVRMRLIGIPPSVIVANYVRARKAGLNLTVDQMQSHFLAGGNVENVTLAMIAAQRAQIPLDWQRAAAIDLAGRNVVEALQTSVTPKVIETPTFQGVAQNGIQLNVKARVTVRSNLDRYVGGAGEQTVIARVGEGVVAAVGAAIDHKEVLEYPDRISKTVLAKGLDAGTAFEIVSIDIADVDVGKNIGAELQTSQADADRKIAQAKASERQYAAQAAEQEQKAETQAMRVKVVAAEAAIPLAIADAFKSGNLGVMDYYRLKNLQADTGMRDAIGGSVEGGPPPDAGQTQPPR; encoded by the coding sequence GTGGGGCTCGCAACCGCCGGTGTGGTGATCGTTTTTTTCGTCGCGATCATCCTGTTCTTCGTCTTCCTGTATTACTTTCCGATTGGAACATGGATCCGCACGATCGCGGCCGGCGTGCCGCTGGGCATCATCACCTTGGTGCGGATGCGCCTGATCGGCATTCCGCCCAGCGTCATCGTCGCGAACTACGTGCGTGCACGCAAGGCCGGCCTCAACCTCACGGTCGATCAGATGCAGTCGCACTTTCTGGCCGGCGGCAACGTCGAGAACGTCACGCTGGCGATGATCGCCGCACAGCGCGCGCAGATTCCGCTGGATTGGCAGCGCGCCGCAGCGATCGATTTGGCCGGTCGTAACGTCGTCGAAGCGCTGCAGACTTCGGTCACCCCCAAGGTCATCGAAACGCCGACGTTCCAGGGCGTAGCGCAGAACGGCATTCAACTCAACGTCAAAGCGCGCGTGACCGTGCGCAGCAATCTCGACCGCTACGTCGGCGGCGCCGGCGAGCAAACGGTGATCGCGCGTGTCGGCGAAGGCGTCGTCGCCGCGGTCGGCGCGGCGATCGATCATAAGGAAGTGCTCGAATATCCGGACCGCATTTCGAAGACGGTGCTCGCCAAAGGGCTCGACGCCGGAACGGCGTTCGAGATCGTTTCGATCGACATCGCCGACGTCGACGTGGGTAAGAACATCGGCGCCGAACTGCAGACCTCGCAAGCCGACGCCGATCGTAAGATCGCCCAGGCGAAGGCCTCCGAGCGGCAGTATGCGGCGCAGGCTGCGGAGCAAGAGCAGAAGGCCGAAACGCAGGCGATGCGGGTCAAAGTCGTCGCCGCCGAAGCCGCGATTCCGCTCGCGATCGCAGACGCGTTCAAGAGCGGCAACCTCGGCGTGATGGATTATTACCGCCTGAAGAATCTGCAGGCGGATACCGGCATGCGCGACGCGATCGGCGGCAGCGTCGAAGGCGGTCCGCCGCCGGATGCCGGCCAGACGCAGCCGCCCAGATAG
- a CDS encoding NfeD family protein: MVGMRLLRVTFALAFATVGLAGLARAASPTSPVVIVPITGMVDDGMAHLVQRSIAQADSEHAAAVVLDVNSNGGLVEAAEDIRAAIFAAHEPVIAYVEHRAFSAASLITLSTSHIMMAPGSVIGSAEPHPTDPETISALKSLFVSTAQRNHRPAKLAAAFVDKNIDVPDYKTPGTILTLSAQDAVKTGMADAIEPSLDAALASERLAGDPRQTTAYTWGEELARFANTPEISGLLLTIGMLGLILEMQTMHGIAGTIGVGALALFFGTHVEAGFSNGLVIALAIAGLIGILWELHVVPGHGVPGILGGLALLAAVLLAFGIPFFFIAVETFSTAIIMTAICFALLTRVFPENAWMRRLALVDAQGADYVTSSDFKSLLGKTGVAASYLRPAGVAQIDGKRVDVLTEGEFIAAGTPIRVTRVEGARVFVEPVTLPDYR, encoded by the coding sequence ATGGTTGGTATGCGCTTGTTACGGGTCACGTTCGCTCTGGCGTTCGCGACGGTCGGCCTTGCCGGGCTCGCGCGGGCGGCGTCCCCCACCAGTCCGGTGGTGATCGTACCGATCACCGGCATGGTCGACGACGGGATGGCGCATTTGGTGCAGCGATCGATCGCGCAGGCCGATAGCGAACATGCCGCGGCGGTCGTGCTCGACGTCAACAGCAACGGCGGGCTGGTCGAAGCGGCCGAGGATATCCGCGCCGCGATCTTCGCCGCGCACGAACCCGTCATCGCCTACGTCGAGCATCGCGCGTTTTCGGCCGCGTCGCTGATCACGCTTTCGACCTCGCATATCATGATGGCGCCGGGTTCCGTCATCGGGTCGGCCGAACCGCATCCCACCGACCCCGAAACCATCTCGGCGCTCAAGTCGCTCTTCGTCTCGACCGCGCAGCGCAACCATCGTCCCGCCAAACTCGCCGCGGCGTTCGTCGATAAGAACATCGACGTGCCCGATTATAAGACGCCGGGAACGATCCTGACGCTCTCGGCCCAGGACGCGGTGAAGACGGGCATGGCCGACGCCATCGAACCCTCGCTCGACGCGGCGCTCGCCTCGGAGCGTCTCGCCGGCGATCCGCGGCAAACGACCGCCTATACCTGGGGCGAAGAGTTGGCGCGCTTTGCCAACACGCCCGAAATAAGCGGCCTGTTGCTGACCATCGGCATGTTGGGTCTGATTCTCGAGATGCAGACGATGCACGGCATCGCCGGTACGATCGGCGTCGGCGCGCTCGCGCTCTTCTTCGGAACGCACGTGGAGGCCGGGTTCTCGAACGGCCTCGTGATCGCGCTCGCGATCGCCGGGCTGATCGGCATCTTGTGGGAACTGCACGTCGTCCCCGGTCACGGCGTTCCGGGCATATTGGGCGGCCTCGCCTTGCTCGCCGCCGTCTTGCTCGCCTTTGGAATTCCGTTCTTTTTCATCGCGGTCGAGACGTTCTCGACGGCGATAATCATGACCGCGATCTGCTTTGCGCTGCTGACGCGGGTCTTTCCCGAGAACGCGTGGATGCGCCGTTTGGCGTTGGTGGACGCGCAAGGCGCAGACTATGTGACGAGCAGCGATTTCAAGTCGCTGCTCGGCAAAACGGGTGTTGCCGCTTCCTATCTGCGCCCCGCGGGTGTTGCGCAGATCGACGGCAAACGCGTCGACGTACTGACCGAGGGAGAATTCATTGCGGCGGGAACGCCCATCCGCGTAACGCGCGTCGAAGGCGCGCGAGTATTCGTAGAGCCGGTAACACTACCCGACTACCGATGA
- a CDS encoding GatB/YqeY domain-containing protein, whose product MGRLKDRIASDLKEAMKARDQLRLDTLRSALSGFTYKRSEAGTELSDADELAVVQKLVKQRSDSLAEFEKAGRADLADKERAEREILSAYLPAQKSAEEIRAIVKAALAALPEGARNQGAAMKAVMPQLKGQADGNLIREIVTEELGG is encoded by the coding sequence ATGGGACGTTTGAAAGACCGCATCGCCTCCGATCTCAAGGAGGCGATGAAGGCGCGCGACCAATTGCGGCTCGATACGCTGCGCTCGGCCCTCTCCGGTTTTACCTACAAACGGAGTGAAGCCGGCACCGAGCTTTCCGACGCCGACGAACTGGCGGTCGTCCAGAAGCTGGTCAAGCAGCGCAGCGACTCGCTTGCCGAGTTCGAGAAAGCGGGCCGTGCCGACTTGGCCGACAAGGAACGCGCCGAGCGCGAGATCTTGAGCGCCTATCTCCCGGCGCAGAAATCCGCCGAGGAGATCCGGGCAATCGTCAAAGCGGCGCTGGCTGCGCTGCCCGAAGGCGCGCGCAACCAGGGCGCTGCGATGAAGGCGGTGATGCCTCAGCTCAAAGGGCAGGCCGACGGCAACCTGATCCGCGAGATCGTCACCGAGGAACTCGGCGGCTAG